A section of the Rhizophagus irregularis chromosome 16, complete sequence genome encodes:
- a CDS encoding uncharacterized protein (SECRETED:cutsite_ASS-TP; SECRETED:prob_0.6431); SECRETED:SignalP(1-17) translates to MNNLFVIFLIFVTLASSTPIRRQDTLSGFKPCKGNFPNEFTTYIYTPNPIIIGQETTVHIAGKATVTIENGALFKFMGFYENKQIFHYDINFCEAIVEPSGFKCPVKDNFDFITKFSPDSDSSDPKNTIEENDIKIIVTNPDGKDLLCMEGSIKFSYP, encoded by the exons atgaataacttATTTGTTATCTTCTTAATTTTCGTGACACTCGCCTCATCAACTCCGATAAGACGTCAAGATACGCTTAGCGGGTTTAAACCTTGTAAAGGTAATTTCCCAAACGAATTTaccacatatatatatactccCAATCCAATTATCATAGGTCAAGAAACTACTGTTCATATTGCTGGTAAAGCAACTGTAACTATTGAAAACGGAGCATTGTTTAAGTTTATGGGATTTTATgagaataaacaaatattcCATTATGATATCAATTTTTGCGAAGCAATTGTCGAACCCAGTGGGTTTAAATGTCCagtaaaagataattttgattttatcacCAAGTTTTCACCAGATAGTGATTCTAGTGATCCTAAAAATACTATagaagaaaatgatataaagataattg tTACAAATCCGGACGGTAAAGATTTATTATGTATGGAAGGAAGCATCAAATTTTCTTATCCTTAA
- a CDS encoding uncharacterized protein (SECRETED:cutsite_TSS-TL; SECRETED:prob_0.5444); SECRETED:SignalP(1-18) produces MNILIAIFFLIFATFTSSTLIRRQDALNGFKECQGNFPNKITSHEFTPNPIVAGQVVTVHMKGIATVPIEKGSIYQNTVFYNNEQVLQHNDDFCKEVVIPSGFTCPVKGDFNFVNTFPADTSPNDPKNSVLEFFVRILTSNPDGRNLSCIEGNVKFSYP; encoded by the exons atgaatATCTTAATTGctatcttttttttgattttcgcGACATTCACATCATCAACTTTAATAAGACGTCAGGATGCACTCAACGGTTTTAAAGAATGCCAAGGAAATTTcccaaataaaattacttcacATGAGTTCACTCCCAACCCAATTGTCGCAGGTCAAGTTGTCACTGTTCATATGAAGGGTATCGCAACTGTACCCATTGAAAAAGGTTCGATATATCAGAATACtgtgttttataataatgaacaaGTGCTACAACATAATGACGACTTCTGCAAGGAAGTCGTTATTCCAAGTGGTTTTACTTGTCCGGTGAAGGgggattttaattttgtaaatacttTCCCTGCGGATACTAGTCCAAACGACCCAAAAAATAGTGTACTTGAATTTTTTGTTCGGATTCTCA cATCGAACCCAGACGGGAGAAATCTATCATGTATTGAAGGAAACGTCAAGTTTTCTTATCCTTAA